The following are encoded together in the Leptospira langatensis genome:
- a CDS encoding oxidoreductase: MKNRVAIVAGGTGLVGGELVRELLIDPDWDKVYLLARKPVEWTHAKLELILTDWEHLSNFPKNITDAFCTLGTTIAKAGTKENFKKVDLDYVVSFAKAAREAGAKSFFVVTALGADPNSFVFYNKVKGQAEEEIAKIDFETVGIFRPSLLDGERKEFRLGEKIGQVVAVLLNSLLIGPIRKYRSIQARTVAKAMLNLAWSSKKGKFKIESDKIQKLGDGSARANMEYILG, encoded by the coding sequence ATGAAGAATCGAGTGGCAATCGTGGCCGGAGGAACAGGTCTCGTAGGTGGAGAACTGGTCCGAGAACTATTGATCGATCCGGATTGGGACAAGGTATATCTGCTCGCACGCAAGCCAGTGGAATGGACCCATGCTAAGTTGGAATTGATCCTTACCGATTGGGAACATTTGAGCAATTTTCCGAAGAATATTACGGACGCATTTTGTACTTTGGGTACGACAATCGCGAAAGCAGGCACAAAAGAGAATTTTAAGAAGGTGGATCTGGACTATGTAGTTTCCTTTGCAAAGGCAGCAAGGGAAGCGGGAGCCAAGTCCTTCTTTGTAGTTACCGCTTTGGGAGCGGATCCGAATTCATTCGTATTTTATAATAAAGTCAAAGGCCAAGCGGAGGAAGAGATCGCAAAGATCGATTTCGAGACCGTAGGGATCTTTCGTCCTTCTCTTTTGGACGGAGAGAGAAAAGAATTCAGATTGGGGGAAAAAATAGGGCAGGTGGTAGCTGTTCTATTGAATTCCCTTTTGATCGGCCCGATCCGAAAGTATCGCTCCATTCAGGCAAGGACAGTAGCCAAGGCGATGTTAAACTTGGCTTGGTCCTCTAAAAAAGGAAAATTCAAAATAGAATCCGACAAGATCCAGAAATTAGGGGACGGCTCCGCTCGCGCAAATATGGA